Sequence from the Cydia splendana chromosome 10, ilCydSple1.2, whole genome shotgun sequence genome:
aaacgccaaaaaagtgggtaaaacttgatttaaaaaaaatttcttcaattaaactgatgcgtttgatcactatggacgtgctgagcaaaaaaatcgctgatttgtcgacgaaattatcaatgttgtcCGAGAAAAACGCTTGTGGACGGAATAGCcacctatgacggaattagccacattgaccttctGTCATTTGCGCAATGAGGTTAAAACCAGGTTAAAAGTGATTTTATTTGTCaggaacaaaaaaaaactaactttgcaccgaatTGAACAGAGCAAAGTGAGGGAGTTCCATCACAGAAATTTGTCGTTAAGGATGACATTGTTCTGTATTtaattttctgtgtatttttaactgtatggggcacaataaagaatatttaggtacatacttacattGCCTCACTTTGTCTTTGCTAATGCCACGCAGAGTTAACTTGGTCCGACTTTATCTATCAAATATGGGAGTCATCCACAACTGTGGCTAATTGAGATGATAAAAAGACTAGATCCTGTGATTCCAAGTATTTTACGCTTTGCTCATATCTCGGAGAGGTACCATTGATTCTCCCCTTTTGTCATCTTCCTCTGCAACTCTTCGTTTCTTTCCTAAACAACTTGTGAAACAGGTGTCTCCCAAACCAAACTTTTCCCCATCCGCTAACGATTGTGGCATGGGTTGATTCATGGTTTCGGGTAAAAATAAAGTTAGAAATCCTGATATCAGAGCTATAACTCCAAATATAACAGCGGGAATTTTCGGGTCGAAGGAATCGAGCAATGTGATGAGAGGTGTCAACGCCCCAGATAGCCTAGCACACATAGATCCCAGTCCTATAGCTGAATTGCGGACAACCGTGGGGAATAGTTCTGCTGAATAATTGTACACAATGGCAAAAGATCCTGCAATGAACAGTTTGCCTACAATAACAATAACTGTAGAAATTACGCTGCCCGCCGGTATAAATGTAGCCACGATACACGCGGTACCGCCTATCAGCATCATAGAGCTGATCAACGGCCTTCGGCCCCAGATATCAAGAAAATATATGACTGCACCATAACTCGGGAATTCCACGAAACCCAAAACAGCTAAAATCAGGTAAGGGTTGCCTTCTAGTTTACCGCAGCTCAATGAAAGTCCATAGTAAACTAAAGAATTTGCAAACCAACAAAGACAAACATTTAGGGTCTTCTTTCTTAAATTTGGGGTCTTAAAGAGATCCATCGTGCGAGCAGCTGGTACGTCAGTTCCCTTAGATGATTCGGCTTTACCTCTGGACACAAGTTGAGCTTTATCTAGTCTCTCAGTagatttattacactttaaagctTTTTCTACTATATCCACCGCTTCCTTCGCTCTGCCTTGAGCCCACAGCCATCTTGGAGATTCGTCCATAATCCAAATGTGCGGTATGAGCAAAAGGCCGTGCAATCCATAAACTACTTGCAAAATTTGTCGGTCATCAATGATTGCACCCCACATTGCTACCAACATTATACCCACGGCAAAAGCAGCTTGAAAAGCTACTCCGCATGCTGTTCGTTTGCTAGTCCCTACAATCTCCATAGATAATACGAACCCCGTTATATACGCTCCAGCAGAACCAAAAATTCCATACAGAAATGAGATTACTAAAAAGGACCAATATTCTGGTATAAACGCCACTAAAACTCCAAGAATTAATTGCAGTACCGAAGACCAGCAAAATATAGTTTTTCTTCCGAATTTGTCAGCCATGCCTCCTAAGACGATTGCTCCAGTGAACACTCCAAGCATGTAGGCCGTTTGTGCCAGTGCGCCCATCCACCTTTTGTCACAAACCAGTTCCCATTCAATCGCTCTCGACGAGGACCTATATTTTGTGTCAAACACCCATTTGTTGCATATCCCGGTGTTATTTAGTTCGTCCGTAAACATAAGGCAGTTATGTAGCCTATTTTCAATTGAAGGAATAGCCCTCGTCACTTCTGTAGAATTCCATAATGCCGTTGTGATATTTGTATCTACGCCGTCAATCCAGCACCTGAAATGTACAAAAATTGTTTTATAACATAACCATTCACTTGCCTGATTTGATTCTTTGAAACTTAGGCAGGCAACGATGTTGCACAAGTCACACGTGACTCGCACCAGTCATCAATGGCCATCAGACTAGAGTTTTTCTTTACTGACACATTCTTCAGATAGGTAAAAAAAAGAATGGTTATAACCACGTCATATACAGGTTTTCTAATATCTAGACTCACTCTAGTGAGTTAAGAGTTAACCTACCTAATGGAGATCCTGTTAGCTTCAATTCAAGCGCTATTCAAAATACCTGTAAGTAACCTCACTAAGATCAAGCGGACGCTGCGGACGTCAATTAAACAACACAATTAGAAAATATAAGGTGAACTATTTTCACTCCACAAGCCCAAGTCGAAAAGTTAatcattaagtaggtatattagatCTAGGTACCATAACTTCGTTagataggtatgtacctacttttcaaATGTAAGTTGCCTTAACAGTCGCTATTTCACACTCTTTAAAAACGGCTGGATACCGTTCCGttataatatacctaaaatATTCCTTtagtcatcattatcatcatcatatcaccCAGAGGCAGTAAGTACCGTCTTTActataagggcacacggggcccgtgcccagggcccccatcctcagggggccccgaaggacagacagtaacagtatatttgattgcccataataaatagaagattatagtagaaaaatgttagtttaattagctttctttactttccaaaagggccccaaattcttaagtgcccaggggccccagcatagtttaagacggccctggccagaggacgtccactgctggacataggcctcccccaaagagtgccacaatgccCACAaagaccggtcttgcgccacccgcatccagcggactcccgcgacctttaccaggtcgtcagtccaccttgtagggggtctacccacgctgcgccttcctttcctttagtaggtatatgaaacTAGGTACCAACGTTTGTAATTCAACACTTCGACTGAATTATATTTTAGCAAGATCTTTATCTTACTTACATAGTTAAGAAGTCATTCAGTAAGAAATAAATCGATATTTTCATAATAACAaactatagttatttgtacaacaagagatcaaagtttgatatttcttcgagtgcttattttgagtcccgtgcaagcgaaagattctataatagattctaatttagaatcttgagcgtagtacgggattcaaaagcgcacgagatgtaaataactttgatctcgtgtagtacacaaaatttttcaccctataaagcagtgagaacatacctagagggacagagataatagaacccaagtatatcgaaattgtattagaccccgcatgttgaaatgacatttgactataaaggtcacttgaatgtcattttgtctcactcagtgagcaaaatgactcagtgagcaaaatcgcattttgctcactgtttttaagaagcaaagtacccttgttcgagctgctgaggtgaaaattagtgtccgaccgaaggttcggtttcggtttcggtttcggccagtttcggccaaaaaatcatgtttcggctgtagtttcggtttcggccaaaaaacggccgaacctttcggccgggccgaaacttacgaaatggtacttagtactatgaaactaaactatgtgacaaagaccaaaagttggggaataagtaggaccacaatattaatatgtacctacatatactgattcatgtataggtacagaaattaattggtttattatcaaaacacaattccacttatgagggcgccactagacgcagtcttaagaggctgttaatacctataataaCGCGCatactgtctaattgtatcggagtaaatgagatagctctgtcgcatgttactgggcctgggcaaaggaataataagaaaactcatcatcttcctcacgTAATCCCGgaaattttgccacggctcatgggagcttggggtccaattgacaactaatcccaagaattggcgtagtcattagtttttacgaaagcgactgccatcagtcAGACtaaccttcgaacccagagagtaaactcggccttatcgggactagtccggcttcctcacgatgtttttccttcaccgaaaagcaaatagtaaatatcaaatgatatttcgtatacctataagttccggaaaactcattggtacgagccggggcttatacctgcgaccttcggattgaaagtcgcacgctcttaccgctaggccaccagcgcccaaggaaatatctcgctttttaatacaatggacattggttggagtctgtgctcaactacttatcctgaagcctgaagcacggctttgacttcgcatgaaagttcgcctcactggggcacttcggacttttaggcccaggtgaagatcggtacccggccttgctatatttcaacaaaaaatttcgcgctcgctgcgctcgcgtttttgcttgaccctgtatctacatgttagcttgactggtgaattaatagagttagactaagaaaattctgcaattattttgatagcatacgcagtacaactagtgcaaatgatatttatacgtcataatttcatagaagttttgacgtttaaaataacacttgcactccgtgtgttatcaaaatcgttgcagaattatcttggtctaactctagtaattttcttaaaaaactgcttaagcaacatcaatttcaaggacattgggtgttgagttgacagccccataatatgtgtgtaaaagcagttttatgacattttttcaacgattttaacaagtctacaaaaggttcggtttcggtttcggtttcggccgaaactagagccaaagccgaacattcggtttcggtttcggtttcggcaaaaaaacatgtttcggtcggacactagtgaaaatataattattaacatCTAGGTATTTCCAGCATAGGTTATTTGTTCATTTATTccttattattcttattaataccaaatcgctgccaacttagcttggtctaactctaccatgtgacacatactgcttttcacatgcATCACCTACGAATATAaggaaattattatgtttcaaaatattatttgctaaataaacgtatagttcgtttttttagcattaggaataaggtaaacaatcttgatgtgtcttttaattgaaaaacacatttcaaaaataagttacggcaaatatgtaaccattatgaatttaatacgataatttatattcttctgctttcatgaGTATTAGTTATTGCatttttataaagcgtttttcaattaaaagacatgtcacgATCGCTttccttctttcaagttctttctaaagcgaaaaaaaacgaactataagcaCGTAATCGAATATAAAGAAATTGTAATCGATTATggtcataaatattaaataagtactATTTTCATGTTTAATtgtgttaatattttatactggcaattaAATCTCCTAGAACAGAATaatgccactttgatccctcctagcagggaagaaaagtccCACTTTGATCCcgcctagcggggaagaaaagcccttttccgaataggtgatgtgaaaacagtattttttctactcgtcgactgtaattcttgaattaagatttcttataccaaactgaaattgggtatttttaatgtacttgtttatgggctcccaactcaactataatattcatacatcagtcgatacagtttagtcaactataatgaaattgactaatcacagctcgccgcgatcaagaggacgaaacaaaaccatagctcaaattaattatttattttaggttgtatagtataaacaattggttcataagtcagaaacgcgcatgtgacacccttaatatagctacatccatagactacgaaaaccacttagtgttgcttgttagtctccataggctacggtggccaaaatcgagaaaacaactgtctaaaaattgaatttagcgcggagcaagtaccagggcctcatgagttacgagaaggtgtcgttgaccaacgcggcagccggggcgcgtaccagtatgaaagtatcgcggctgctcgcgtatcttagctgtatattagATGTATATTGGTTTGGTTTTTTGTATGATTCTTCttgtttaaagtattatttttgttgactcgtagaaaaagtattgttaaaatagtgatataatcaagattttcaatctcgtaccttacttaggcaactcagcaagcttcgttgcctaaacacgtactcgactgaaaaactctttATTATattacgattgtataaaatactatagaTTGCACTTGCATCTTATAAGTAACCCATGTTTTCTTCAGTAATAAATAAGCTCTAACAGAGCTGTTTTATTATTTagatacagtcacctgcaataatattttactgttcgaaagccgcaaaaatatgtgacaaggGCGTGTCACATATATTTGCGGCTTTCGAACAGTAAAAATATGTGACCCGcccttatggctctacaaataaaatcgtaGATATTCTTgcgccttcgttgtgtaacatattattgaatGTGACTGTAGGTACAATCACGCCGTATTGCCGTTTAAATGTCTTCTTCGTCCGCCTCAAGTGGACGTTGCGTGTGGCGGGTAGCCAGACCacgtaagtacttacatacattTGCGAACATATCATTCCGACGTCGTCGCTCGCAAGTGGCTGGCAGTCGCCCGCCCCACGGTCTGCATTTGGTCAAGCAGAACACAGCCAAACCGGAGGTGGATTTTAAACCCCAGCTCATATAACTACTACTACCTCTACCGCTCGTACTACCTAGCTACCTACCACTGACTTCTTGCAACTTAGAGCCACACTATACTAGCGTCTCcggagcgtcggcgtctagtcaactctaatgcctgctgctcgacgcaacgttggcgcaactgcgcggcaatagtagtttgtgttacaagggatcaaaatgatatatttccgtcaagggcgtacattgaatcctgagcgtaatgagagattcaagtgttaacgcccaagacgaaataattttgataccgtgtgacacatactgcttttcacatctactatgaggaaaataaaaaaatcttagtgttgacacaattattatgtttcataatattattcaagctaaaaaaagaatgcaaaaaataacaaaaacagtgtcctacaccagaaaagtgccactttgatcccccctagc
This genomic interval carries:
- the LOC134794244 gene encoding organic cation transporter protein isoform X1 — translated: MDKDHALEEMMGKLGDFGRYQCFQFILHILAAMTAGMHMLSLVTVAAVPEHRCWIDGVDTNITTALWNSTEVTRAIPSIENRLHNCLMFTDELNNTGICNKWVFDTKYRSSSRAIEWELVCDKRWMGALAQTAYMLGVFTGAIVLGGMADKFGRKTIFCWSSVLQLILGVLVAFIPEYWSFLVISFLYGIFGSAGAYITGFVLSMEIVGTSKRTACGVAFQAAFAVGIMLVAMWGAIIDDRQILQVVYGLHGLLLIPHIWIMDESPRWLWAQGRAKEAVDIVEKALKCNKSTERLDKAQLVSRGKAESSKGTDVPAARTMDLFKTPNLRKKTLNVCLCWFANSLVYYGLSLSCGKLEGNPYLILAVLGFVEFPSYGAVIYFLDIWGRRPLISSMMLIGGTACIVATFIPAGSVISTVIVIVGKLFIAGSFAIVYNYSAELFPTVVRNSAIGLGSMCARLSGALTPLITLLDSFDPKIPAVIFGVIALISGFLTLFLPETMNQPMPQSLADGEKFGLGDTCFTSCLGKKRRVAEEDDKRGESMVPLRDMSKA